The following proteins are encoded in a genomic region of Bacillus sp. FJAT-22090:
- a CDS encoding GNAT family N-acetyltransferase: protein MIRAITLNDLATVQQIAKISWNSTYKGIIPDNIQELFLKKAYSNTMLAKRMEKTIFLLAEFEGKPIGFANFTYVDEDGDAELTAIYVLPEYQQIGYGKKLLQAGLNEMPTGRQLFVYVESKNDGARAFYERFGFECLEEFDEYFEGHPLSTAKYVYLLKTPTY from the coding sequence ATGATTAGGGCGATCACGTTAAATGATCTAGCAACTGTTCAACAAATCGCAAAGATCAGTTGGAACAGCACATATAAAGGAATTATTCCAGACAATATACAAGAGCTTTTTCTAAAAAAGGCTTATTCAAATACGATGTTAGCCAAAAGAATGGAAAAAACTATTTTTTTACTTGCAGAGTTTGAAGGAAAGCCAATTGGATTTGCTAATTTTACGTATGTAGATGAAGATGGAGATGCCGAGCTAACCGCTATCTATGTACTTCCAGAGTATCAGCAAATAGGCTACGGCAAAAAACTACTACAGGCCGGCTTGAACGAGATGCCAACGGGACGTCAGTTATTCGTCTATGTAGAAAGCAAAAATGATGGAGCGCGTGCATTTTATGAACGTTTCGGTTTTGAATGCTTGGAAGAATTTGACGAATACTTTGAAGGTCATCCTCTATCGACGGCTAAATATGTGTATTTATTAAAAACACCGACTTACTGA
- a CDS encoding GNAT family N-acetyltransferase, which produces MEWNLQKFNEMDVYQLYEILKLRVDVFVVEQNCAYPELDTYDYNSLHLFACEENEIIAYCRILPPGEKYEECSIGRVIVKEKFRGTGVARQLMIKALEEAERTYQIESIQLCAQSHLKNFYSSFDFHASSDEFDEDGIPHVYMVKKV; this is translated from the coding sequence ATGGAATGGAATTTACAAAAATTTAATGAAATGGATGTATATCAATTGTACGAAATACTCAAGCTACGCGTGGATGTTTTTGTTGTAGAACAAAATTGCGCTTACCCTGAATTGGATACTTATGATTATAATTCTTTACATTTATTTGCTTGCGAAGAAAATGAGATAATTGCCTATTGCCGAATACTTCCACCTGGTGAAAAATATGAGGAATGCTCTATTGGTAGAGTAATTGTGAAAGAAAAATTTCGCGGGACTGGTGTTGCAAGACAACTTATGATAAAAGCTTTAGAAGAAGCAGAACGCACTTATCAAATAGAATCGATTCAACTATGTGCTCAAAGTCATTTGAAAAACTTCTACAGTTCCTTTGACTTTCATGCTAGCTCGGATGAATTTGATGAAGATGGAATTCCTCATGTCTATATGGTTAAAAAAGTGTAA